The sequence below is a genomic window from Luteolibacter arcticus.
TCTGATCTCCCCAAGTGTGGTCAGACGGTTACAGTTGAATGTAAAAAATGAAAATGGCCGGGATTCTTATAATTGAATATTATGAATATGAGCGCATTTCGTTACCTTTCATTAATTACTTTTTTTGTGTGTGGGGTCTGTCAAGCGGATCAAAATCGGCATGAGGTGGGCAGAGTAGAATTGCTTGTTTATGATGAAGTCGCGGAAGATTTTTTGTCTTTGGATGATGCCAAAAAATTGAACTCCCAAAAAAACCATGTGATTTTGGAGATAATTAGATCCGATGAAGATTCTTGGGCGGCTTCCGTTTCTAATGTGTGGTCTCTCAATGATCAAAATATCGAAGTGCTAACGATAACTAAAGGATCGGCCGCGAGAAGGGCTCCATGTCTTATTTCAGGAATTCCCAAGAATGTTGCTTATGCTTCGTTTTTTAAGTTTGGTCGAGAAGGGTTGCTGGATTGGGTGATTGTCTATGAGGTTGCAGTGAAGGAGCAAATTGAATGCTTGTGGTTGACGGATGGTTTTTGGCTTTGCGTGCTTTTTGACGAAGGCGGAGAGGTTGTGGGTGAGGGTAAACTATTTTGCCATTCGGAGAAATCAGACAAGTTATTATATGATGTTATGCCGAGTTGTAGTTTGCAATTGGTCAATGACGCGAAAAAATTAAAGGATATCAATGTCTCTCTAAGAAAAAAGGCCTCAGATAGCAATAATGATGATCCTTTCAGAAAAAAATGAACTCACATGCCAACCAATGGCTGTTCGGGCAGCTGCACGCGGAGCGTGCGGACCACGGGGGCAGGCGCTACTTACTTCACCAGCCGCTCGGCGAGTTCCCACTGCTCGTGGTAGCGCTTGAAGCTGCGGAGGGCCCATTCGGCTTCGGCGAGGACGACCCAGTGGCCGGCGGAGTCCTTGGCGAGGGCGCAGCCGCCGGGGAGGTCGTCGGTGGGGGCGTATTCGCCGGTGACGGGCTCGTCGTGCTTCATCAGCCAGCGGATGACTTGCCATGGGCAATGCTCGACGATGACCTCGGCACCGTATTCGGATTCGAGGCGGTACTTGAGCACCTCGAACTGCAGCGGGCCGATGGCGCCGAGCAGCGAGGCCGAGCCGCCCGCGGTTTCGAAGAGCTGGATGACCCCTTCGCGGACGAGCTGGTCCATGCCGGCACGGAAGCGCTTGGCGGTGGCGGTGCTGCGGCCGCGGATGTTCGCGAAGCACTCGGGCGGGAAGGTCGGGATCTCGTCGAACTTGATCGCGTTATCGGAGGTCAGCGTGTCGCCGATTTCGAAAGGCTGGTTGCCCACCAGACCGACCACGTCGCCGGCGAAGGCTTCATCGACGATCTCGCGCTCCTGGGCGAAGAGCTTCTGCGAATTCGAAAGGCGGATCTGCTTGGCCGCGGAGCCGTGCCAGACCTGCATGTCGCGCTCGAACTTGCCGGAGACGATGCGGATGAAAGCCATGCGGTCCCGGTGCTTCGGGTTCATGTTCGCCTGGATCTTGAAGACGAAGCCGCTGAAGCGCTTGTCCTCCGGCTCGATCATCGTTTCGCCGGACTTGCGGCCGGCGGGCTCGGGGGCCATCGCGAGGAATCCATCGAGCAGGAGCTGGATGCCGAAGTTGTTCGCCGCGGAGCCGAAGAAGACCGGCGTCAGCTCGCCCTTCAGCACGCGCTCCAGATCGAAGGGCGCGCCGGCGATGTCGAGCAGCTCCATTTCCTCGATCGCCTTGTCCACGAGGTCGGAATCGACGTGCTCGCGCACGGCGGGGTCGATCAGGCCCATCACCGAGACGGGCGCGCGGTAGGCGCCGGCCTTGGTCTTCTCGAAGAGATTGAGCTGTCCATCCCGCCGCTGGATGAGGCCGCGGAAGCGCGGGCCATCGCCGAGCGGCCAATTCATCGGGTGGGAGGCGATGCCGAGGACGTTTTCGATTTCATCCACCAGGTCGATCGGCGAGCGGGTCGGGCGGTCGAGCTTATTGATGAAGGTGAAGATCGGGATACCGCGGAGGCGGCAGATTTCGAAAAGCTTGCGGGTCCGGGCTTCGACGCCCTTGCCGGCATCCACGACCATGATCACGGCATCGACGGCGGTGAGCACGCGGTAGGTGTCCTCGGAGAAGTCTTCGTGACCCGGCGTATCCAGCAGGTTCACGTGGAAGCCGCCGTATTGGAACTGAAGGACGGTGGAGGAAATCGAGATGCCGCGCTGCTTTTCCAGCTCCATCCAGTCGGAGGTGGTCTGGCGACGGTCGCGGCGCGAAGTGACCGAGCCGGCGAGGTCGATGGCACCGCCGTAGAGCAGGAATTTCTCCGTGAGCGTGGTCTTACCCGCATCCGGGTGGGAGATGATGGCGAGCGTGCGGCGGATGGATGACGGATGGGACACGGACACGGCGGGCGGAGGGAAGCAGCCCGCGGGGCGGCGGGCAACCCCCAAGCGCGAGGCGGGAAATGCGGGCGGGAACAACGAAAGGGACGAAATTTCGCGAAAAATTGGGGAGATCTTCCGTGCCGGGCCACCGGAGCTCCTCTCCTTTTTTCGACACTTTCGCTCGTTTCGTTGTTCCCCTTCTCGCCGCTGCTCCCTGCGGAGGGCGGCAGCGGCGGCCCTTTTTCGTTTGCAAGCGGCGGGTCAGCGGCTTGTCTCCCGGCGAATCCCATGCCCGACCCCAAGGCCAAGACGCCGCAGGAGCATCCGCTCGCGAACATCCTGATCAACGTGCTGATCCCGGTGCTGGTGCTCAGCTACCTGAGCAAGGACCCGGAAGTGCAGCTGAAGCTCGGCAAGCCGGTGCGGCCATGGCACATCGGCCCGCTGTGGGCCATGATCCTGGCGCTGCTGCCGCCGCTCGGCTACGGCATCTGGCATTTCGTGAAGACGCGGAAGGGCAACGTCTTTTCCGCGCTGGGTTTCATCTCGGTGCTGCTGACCGGCGGCCTGACGCTGTATTTGTGGAATGCCGACGGCACCGTGAAGCCGAATGCCGGCCTGCTCTTCGGCATCAAGGAAGCGTCCATTCCGCTGGTGCTGGCGGTGGCGATCCTGACTTCGCACAAGTCGGCCAGCCCCTTGATCCGGGTGTTTCTCTACAATGACTCGATCTTCGACATCCCGAAGATCGAGCAGCGGGTGGCGCAGCAAGGAGTGGAAGGCGGCTATCAACGGCTGCTTTTGCAGGCGACGCGGTTTTTCGCCGGGTCCTTCGTGCTGAGCGCGCTGATGAATCTCGGGCTGGCGCTGTGGTTCTTCCGCGACTTCGACGCCATGGCACCGGACGCCCTGGAGAACTACAACGGTATCGTGGGCAAGCTCACCGGCTGGAGCTTCGCAGTCATCGGCGTGCCGGTGATGGCGATTCTGTTCCTGATCCTCACGCGGCTGCTGAAGGGCCTGCGCGAGCTGACCGGCATGGACGACAAGGAGCTGATGCTGCCGCGATAGTGGTCCGCACGCTCCGCGTGCGGGATGAAGCACTTGGTGGATTGTAGAATTCTGGCGATTCCGGGCAGCCCTCATGGTGGTCCGCACACTCCGTATCCGGTGGCCCGAAGCATTCGAAGGGTTTGCCAACTTGCCGCGAGAGCGGCTTCTTCCCGCACGCGGAGCGTGCGGACCACTATGGGGCTGCTACGGCAAAGTCCTTCTGGCCCTCCGCGAATCGCTTGTGGTAGGTGATCCAAACTACCCCAATGGATTTTCGCTTCTTCGATCCCTCGATCCCAGTATCCGTCACCAAGGGGCATCTGCCCCACTGGGATCAGGAGGGGGCGACGTACTTCATCACCTGGCGGACTGCGGATTCCATTCCGAAGGACGTCTGGACACGCTGGCGTTGGCAGCGATCCCGCTGGCTCCGCGAAAACGGGATCGACCCGGAGGATGCGGACTGGCGGAAGCAGGTCGAAGCGCTGCCCGAAGAGCGGCATCGTGATTTCCGCAGCTTCTCCAGGGCCTTGGAACGCGAACTCGACTCATGTCACGGGGCTTGTCCACTCCGCATTCCGGAATGCGCGGCAATCG
It includes:
- a CDS encoding transposase, whose product is MDFRFFDPSIPVSVTKGHLPHWDQEGATYFITWRTADSIPKDVWTRWRWQRSRWLRENGIDPEDADWRKQVEALPEERHRDFRSFSRALERELDSCHGACPLRIPECAAIVAGALHYFDADRYLLGDYAIMPNHVHVLVGGIPRDQMLQQVESWKHWSASRINRHLGRRGRFWQDESCDHLVRSEAAFHKLRSYIAGNPVKLRPGEFVHWVRP
- a CDS encoding peptide chain release factor 3, which encodes MSVSHPSSIRRTLAIISHPDAGKTTLTEKFLLYGGAIDLAGSVTSRRDRRQTTSDWMELEKQRGISISSTVLQFQYGGFHVNLLDTPGHEDFSEDTYRVLTAVDAVIMVVDAGKGVEARTRKLFEICRLRGIPIFTFINKLDRPTRSPIDLVDEIENVLGIASHPMNWPLGDGPRFRGLIQRRDGQLNLFEKTKAGAYRAPVSVMGLIDPAVREHVDSDLVDKAIEEMELLDIAGAPFDLERVLKGELTPVFFGSAANNFGIQLLLDGFLAMAPEPAGRKSGETMIEPEDKRFSGFVFKIQANMNPKHRDRMAFIRIVSGKFERDMQVWHGSAAKQIRLSNSQKLFAQEREIVDEAFAGDVVGLVGNQPFEIGDTLTSDNAIKFDEIPTFPPECFANIRGRSTATAKRFRAGMDQLVREGVIQLFETAGGSASLLGAIGPLQFEVLKYRLESEYGAEVIVEHCPWQVIRWLMKHDEPVTGEYAPTDDLPGGCALAKDSAGHWVVLAEAEWALRSFKRYHEQWELAERLVK
- a CDS encoding VC0807 family protein; amino-acid sequence: MPDPKAKTPQEHPLANILINVLIPVLVLSYLSKDPEVQLKLGKPVRPWHIGPLWAMILALLPPLGYGIWHFVKTRKGNVFSALGFISVLLTGGLTLYLWNADGTVKPNAGLLFGIKEASIPLVLAVAILTSHKSASPLIRVFLYNDSIFDIPKIEQRVAQQGVEGGYQRLLLQATRFFAGSFVLSALMNLGLALWFFRDFDAMAPDALENYNGIVGKLTGWSFAVIGVPVMAILFLILTRLLKGLRELTGMDDKELMLPR